DNA from Mesorhizobium loti R88b:
CAGTTGGGGCTCAAGCCGCTTGCCATGCGGCAGGCATGGACATCGGCGATGAACAAGAAGGTGGCGTCGATGGGTTGGACGCGCTGTCCGGTCTGACTGAGCGCCGGGCGTGAAATCGCACCAGCCGCGGCAAGGCCAGCTGCCTGCGCCAGAAAGCTGCGTCGTGAAAGCAATTTTGGCCACCGGTGATTCATCGTCGATGGAGTTTCAGCACAAGCGGCGTCTGTCCGTCCAGTTTCAGCAACGTCACGGCTGCCTGGGCCGTCGGAATGACGTCTGGCACGGTACCGCTGGTTCTAGGCGCTCCTGAACGTCCTGTCGATCAGCTCGGCGACAAAGGCCGGGTCCTCCCAATGCGGATTGTGGCCACATGTCTCGGCGCGCACCAGGCTTGCCCCAGATAGAGAACGCGACAGCGCCTCCTGATGCGCGTCGCTGAACAACGGGTCGAGGACGCCGGCGATGATCAGCGTTCTGACGATCACCTTTTGTGCCGCATCGGTCAGATCGGCAAGGCAAATCTCTTCCAGGATGGCGCGCCAGTGCGCCGCGGGCATCGCCGAGGCGTCGTTCGCCAGGCCGGCAAGAAATGGCTGAGGCACACCAGGCCGGCAGGCGTGCCACCAGGTAAAAAACGGATCGGCCGGCGATATCGGATCGCGCAGAGCCTGAACACCCGCGACGAGCGGATGATCCCAAGCGAAATCGGGCTTCAACGTGCCGGCCATGACCACCAGCCCGCCGATGAGGTCGTTGTGCCGCACAGCCAGAGTGATGGCCACCATGGCGCCGAGCGAATGGCCAACGACAACAGGCCGATCGAGCCGCAAATGCCGGATCAGGCCGGCAATGTCATCGGCGAAGTCCGCGATGGCATAGCCCTCGCCCGCCTGCGACGCGCCGTGGCCGCGCAGGTCAGGCATAATCAGCCGGCGGCTGGCGAGATGCGGCGCCAGCAGCGAAAAACTGCGGCTGGTGTCGGTGAAACCATGCACCAGAACCAGCGCCGGCTCTGCACCGGCAACCTCTACATAGGCGATCTCGAGGCCGCCGAGATCGGCGAATTGCTTGCGGCCGGCCCAGGCGTCCTGCTCAGCCCAGGTATCCGGCACCGGCTCCATCGCGACCGGCATCACAGGCCGAGCTTCTCCTTGACCGCGGCAAGGCCGGGCTTGCCGTCGAAAGTGGTGACGCCGGCGAGCCAGGCGTCGAGGCGGTTCTTGTTCAGCGTGATCGCCTTCAGCGCTCCCTCCTCCGGCTTCAGTCCGTCATTGATGAGGTAGCCCATGCCGACATTCTCGAAATCGATGTCGAAAGCGAGATTTTTGAGGAATTGCGCGACATTCGGGCATTGCTGCAGATAGCCCTTGCGCACCTGC
Protein-coding regions in this window:
- a CDS encoding alpha/beta fold hydrolase; the protein is MPVAMEPVPDTWAEQDAWAGRKQFADLGGLEIAYVEVAGAEPALVLVHGFTDTSRSFSLLAPHLASRRLIMPDLRGHGASQAGEGYAIADFADDIAGLIRHLRLDRPVVVGHSLGAMVAITLAVRHNDLIGGLVVMAGTLKPDFAWDHPLVAGVQALRDPISPADPFFTWWHACRPGVPQPFLAGLANDASAMPAAHWRAILEEICLADLTDAAQKVIVRTLIIAGVLDPLFSDAHQEALSRSLSGASLVRAETCGHNPHWEDPAFVAELIDRTFRSA